ACAATTTCACCTTCAACAAAAAGATCAAGTCTATGAATACCAACCTCAACATCCTGATAGAAAATTTTGATTTCTTTCTCTGATTCAAAAGCCAAATTTTGTCTTGCAAGTTCAACTCTCAAAGCATTGTGATAAACACTCTCTAAAAAACCAGGCCCTAACTCCTTGTGAACATTGATACAAGCACCAATGATTTTATCAGTTAATTCATCTTCTCTCGATTTCTCCATATTCCCCTCTTCTCCTTTGTTACACTTCATTTGGGTAAATAGTTTCAAATCTTATATATTCTATATCCAACTGTTTCTGCCAAAAATTTATATTCTTTTTCAACCCTATTAATATCAATATTTCTTAGCCTTAGATCTGGCTCGCCAACAATGAAGTAATCAATATTCCATTTTTTGATACAATATAAAATAGTCTCCATATTTTCATTAGGAGTAGTGAATCCTTTTCTACCAGTCCAATAAGCAATGGCATGGGCATCGCAAATCATAATCTTTTCATCTGACCCTGTATTATTTTTAATCCAGGAATATAATTTTTGTTCTGGAATCTCCTTTTGGCTGTATCTGTCATAAACAACATATATAGACTGCAAGATTAAAATAATACCGATAAGAGAAATAAGTATTTTTCTATTTATGATTATATTTATTCCAAATATCCCTAATAATACACACTGTGATATTAAAAAGCCTGTATATCCTGCCCGTGGTCCCGATACACATAAACAGATTATCAATCCTAAATAAAATAAAGATGGAATTAGTTTTGTTGACCATTTGATTATACCATAGAGGACTACTACCAATAAAGGGTATGATAGAAATCCTGCAAGTGCCGCATTTAGTCTTACAGGATTCCAGAGAGCCTGCATATCCCAGGTTGAAAATGTAATTGAATATGGTCTGGGCAAAAAGGTCAG
The DNA window shown above is from bacterium and carries:
- a CDS encoding GxxExxY protein codes for the protein MEKSREDELTDKIIGACINVHKELGPGFLESVYHNALRVELARQNLAFESEKEIKIFYQDVEVGIHRLDLFVEGEIV